Below is a genomic region from Lysobacter terrestris.
GCCAACCGCCGCGCGAGTACACCAGCGTGCCGCCGCAGACGCCGCAATGGCGATGGCGCTGGCGCCAGTGCTGCACTGCGCGCGCCTGCGCGAACACGGCCGCATCGAACGCCGGCCAGTGCATCGCGGCGCTGCGCAGGTCGGTGCGCTGCGGCGCCGTGAAGGCGGTGAGGGCGGCGTCGAGCGCGAACCAGCCGCGGCCTTCGGCATCGAGACCGAGGAACACGGCCGCACCGCTGCCGCCGGGGCCTTCGCTCAGCTGCTCGCCGGTCGGGGCGAGCAGGCGGCGCTGCTCGTCGGCATGGGCCAGGCCATCCTCGTCGAGCAGGACCACGCGCGCCTGCGGCCACAGCCGCATCAGGGCATCGGGGTCGGTGCGCAGGTGATCGGCGCGGTCGAGCGCGGCGCGGACGGCATCGGTTTCGACGAAGGCGAACGGAGACGCGGGCATCGGGCGATTCGCGGCGCGGGGTTGCGCGGATTATCGGCGATGCGGATCGACGGGTGCGATATGCCCAGTGGCGCTCATTCTTCTCCCCGCTTGCGGCGAGAAGATGCCCGAAGGCGCAGACGCCCCGAAGGAAGCACCCTTGGGGTGTGAGGGGGAGCTCTTGCCGCTCAGGCCGAGAACGACGACCCGCAGCCGCAGGTCGTCTTCGCGTTCGGATTGCGGATCACGAACTGCGCGCCGTGCAGGCTCTCGGTGTAGTCGACTTCCGCGCCCATCAGGTACTGCAGGCTGAGCGGATCCACCAGCAGGGTCACCCCGTCCGTCTGCACCGCGAGGTCATCCTCGCCCTGCTGCTCGTCGAACTCGAAGCCGTACTGGAAGCCGGAGCAGCCGCCACCCTGGATGTAGACGCGCAACTTGAGCTCCGCGTTGCCCTCCTCGGCGATCAGCTCGCGCACCTTGGCGGCGGCGGCGGAGGTGAACTGCAGCGGACGTTCCAGCGCCTGGTAGTCGGGCGCGGCGGACTCGAGGGTCGTGGTGCTCTGGCTCATGTGTCCAGAATGGGGCCCGCGGGCCGGGCATTCAACCGCCGCACGGGCGTCATTCGGCAACGGTCTGTCCGCGCAGCGCCTCGGCCCAGGTGAACGACTGCTCGATCGCCGCGCCCGAGCGCGGCTGCAGGCGCACCGTGACCTTCGCCGGGGTGACCCCGGCCGGCAGGAAGACGTCGCCTTCCACCTGCTGGAAATACTTGAACGAATACACCACGCCCGGGGCGGCGGACTGCTGGCGCAGGTCGGTCCAGGCGAGCTTCTGCAGCTTGCCTTCGCGCGTGCCTTCGATCGACAGCGTGAGCACGCCCTCGCTGATCGCGCCGCGGTTGAGGTTCTGGGTGAGCGTGCCGGTGAAGTGCCAGGCCGGGCCGTTCTGCTGCTGCATCCGCAATGCGTGCACGCTCAGGCCGTGGCGCTGCGCGGTCGCGCCGACCAGACGTTCGTAGAAGGCGACGTCGGCGCGCAGGCCGGCGACTTCCTCGTCGCGGTCGGCGATGGCGCCCTGCAAGTCGCGGTTGGCGTCGCGACTGATCTGGTCGGAACGGGTCAGCGTGGCGACGCGCTGCTGCAACTGCTCGGCGTCGTCGCGCAGGTTGGCGTTTTCACGACGCAGCGCGGCGATCTGCGCGCGCGGGTCGCCCGAGGTCGGCGAGAACAGCTGCCACAGGCCCCAGCCGCCGAACGCGAGCGCGGCGATGAAGACCAGGAGCAGCACGAGCATGCCCCAGTGTTCGCCCAGCCAGGAGGTTTGCTGTCGTTGGTACATGCGGCGAGATTAGCCGCATCCGCCGCCGGCCGTGTGTGCCGGCGGTAACGCTGTGCGCGATGGCCGACGCCGGCCGCGGCGATGTTCAGCCGATGGCCACGTCCGGCGTGATCGGGGTGACGTTGGCGGTGTCCGGTGCGCTGGCCGCGACGGTCTCGGCATGGACCAGGCGGCCGGTGAGCGTGGAACCGGCGATCATCTCGATCACCTGGTAGTGCACGTTGCCGTTGACGCGGGCCTTCGGGTGCATCTCGACCTGCTCGCCGTAGGCATCGCCGACCAGCTGGCCGTTGATCACCACGTTCGGGGCGCGGACTTCGCCTTCGATCACACCGGTCTCGGCGATGGTGACCTGGGCGGCCTCGCCGTTGCTGGCGATGACCTTGCCGATGATGCGGCCTTCCACGTACAGGCCACCGACGAAATGGAAGTCGCCGCGGATGACCACCTGCGGGCCGATCAGGGTGTCGACCTGGCCGGGGGCGATTGCCGCCTTCTTGTCTTTCTTGAACATGGTTTTCCCCAAGTAATGGCCCCGTCCCGGGCATTGGAACGGTCGGCGTCGCCGCCGCGGCATGAACCCCCGCCTCATGGCCGCACGAGCCGGGCTGGGCAATCGCCCCCTTCCCCTATACTCGAGCGCGGAATCGGCGTGCCTATTTTATTGGGAGACGGCCATGTCGGATGCGCACCTGTTCGCAATTGGCGTCGTACTGGCCTGGCTGGCCGGCATTCGCGTCTACCTGACCGTGTTCGGGGTCGGCCTGGCCGGCGCCCTGGGCTGGCTGGAGCTGCCCGCCGCCCTGCAGGTGACCCAGTCGCCGTGGGTGATCGGCGTTTCCGGCGCCCTTGCCGCCGCCGAATTCTTCGCCGACAAGATCCCGGGCGTGGATTCGGGCTGGGACCTGCTGCACACCCTGCTCCGCGTCCCGGCCGGCGCGTTCCTGGCGGCGGCGACGCTGTCGCCGGACGGCCACCTCGGTGCCGGCGCCCTGGCCACCGGCGCCGGCGTGGCACTCACCAGCCACGCGCTCAAGGCCGGCTCGCGCGCCCTGCTCAACACCTCGCCGGAACCGGTGAGCAACTGGACCGCGTCGGTGACCGAGGACGTGGCAACCATCGGCGGGCTGGCGCTGGTGTTCGCGCATCCGTGGCTGGCGCTGTCGATCGTGGTGTTCATCACCGCGGCGTTCGCGCTGCTGCTGTGGTGGGTGTGGCGCAAACTGTTCCGGCGCCGCCCGCGCATCGACGGCTCGGGGCTCGGCGCCGCCTAGGCCATTTCGTTTCCGGCAAAGCAAAACGCCACCTTGCGGTGGCGTTTTTTTGTCCAGCGCCGTCGCGCGATCAGCTTTCCATCTTCGTCGCGAGGTAGTTCTGCTCGCCGACGCGGTCGATCAGCGCGAGCTGCGTTTCGATCCAGTCGATGTGCTCTTCCTCAGACTCGAGGATGTCCACCAGCAGGCGGCGGCTGACGAGGTCCTTGATGCTTTCGCAGTAAGCGATGCCTTCGCGCAGCATCGGCAGGGCCTCCAGCTCGAGCGCGAGGTCGCAGGCCAGCACTTCACGCGGGCCTTCGCCGATGCGCAGCTTGCCGAGGTTCTGGAAGTTGGGCAGGCCTTCGAGGAAGAGGATGCGCTCCGACAGCTTGTCGGCGTGCTTCATCTCGTCGATGGACTCGTGGTACTCGTGGTCGGCGAGTTCCTTCAGGCCCCAGTTCTTCAGCATCTTGGCGTGCAGGAAGTACTGGTTGATGGCGATCAGCTCGTTGTAGAGCGCCTTGTTGAGGTATTCGATGACCCTGGCGTCGCCCTTCATGGCGGTGCTCCGTGCGTTGTCGACGGCGCGACTCTAGTCCCCTTGCGCGCGCGGTGACGAAACGCGAATCGAGTGCATCCGCGAACGGATTGCATCTGCGATCAACGGTATGCGAGGGGAGCTTTGCCGCGACGTTCCACGGCGGCTTCGCGGGCGGAACGCTGCGAAGCGGTCAGGCGGCCTGCGACAGGACCGGCAGCGGCAGTTCGCGGGTGGCGCGGGCTTCGTCCATCAGCTGCGCGGCGAGGTCGAGGCAGCTGCCGCAGGTCGCGCCGGCGCCGGTGCGCATGGTCAGCTCGGCCACACTCCGGCACCCGGCCTCGGCGGCCTGGCGGATATCGCGATCGGTGACTCCGTTGCAGATGCAGACGTACATGCGGCGGCGGTGGGTGCTGGCAGCCGGGTCGGCTGCGGTGCTATTCCGCCATGGATGAGAATGATTGTCAATTAGAAGAGGGCTCGGAGCCGCCGCGGGCCTGCGGGTCCGGCCGCGAGCGCGGCCGTTGCCGGTTGCGACCGCCATTCCGGCGCGGGTCCCGCACCAGTTCCGGGCCGGGCGCCGGCACCGCCTGCGGCCCGACCAGCCCCCGCGCCACCGGCGCCAGGTGCCGCAGCGCGCTGCTGTAGACGCCACGCTTGAAGGTCACCACGTGCTCGACCGGGTACCAGAAGTCCACCCAGCGCCAGTGGTCGAACTCGGGCTTGTCGGTCAGGTCCAAGCGCAGGTCGCTCTCCTGCCCGGTCAGCCGCAGCAGGAACCAGACCTGCTTCTGGCCGATGCAGACCAAGCGGTCATGGCGGCGGATCGCGCGGGGCGGCAGGCGGTAGCGCAGCCAGCCGGGAGTGGCGCCGAGAACCTCGACATGTTCGGGCAACAGGCCGGTTTCTTCGCGCAACTCGCGATACATGGCCTCCAGCGGCGTCTCGTCGCTGTTCATGCCGCCCTGCGGGAACTGCCAACCGTCCCGATGCACGCGGCGGGCCCAGAACAGCCGGCCGTCCGGATGCATCAACACGATGCCGACATTGGGTCGGTAACCGTCCGGATCGATCACGATGCGGACTCCAAAATGCACTGCGTCCGACTCTGCCACGCGGCCAGTCGACGGACAAGCAAGGCGCGGGAGGATTGACGGCGCGAAGGCGACCCGGAATAATTCGCGGCTCTCTGCGGGAAACGCATCCGCGTGGCTATGTAGCTCAGCCGGTTAGAGCACAGCACTCATAATGCTGGGGTCGGTGGTTCGAGTCCACCCATAGCCACCACTTGTTCCGCACGAAAAACCCCGCCGAAGCGGGGTTTTTTGTTGCCTCAATCGCGCTTGGCGCGCGCGAATGCGGCCGCCAGGGCGTTGTTGGCCGGCGGCGCCGACTGCGCCGCACGCGCGCCGCCGCCACGGGATTGATCGCGGCGATCGTCGCGCCTGCCGCCCCCCGCATTCGAACCCGCCTCGCGCGGCGCCGGCGCCGCATCGTCGAGGCGGCGCGTCAGCGCGATGCGCTTGCGCGCCACATCCACCTCCAGCACCTTCACCTTGACGATGTCGCCCGCTTTCACCACGTCGCGCGGGTCCTTCACGTACTTGTCGGACAGCGCGGAGATGTGGATCAGGCCGTCCTGGTGCACGCCGATGTCGACGAACGCACCGAACGCGGCGACGTTGCTGATCACGCCTTCCAGGATCATGCCGACCTGGAGATCCTTGATCTCTTCGACGCCGTCGGCGAAGCGCGCGGCCTTGAATTCCGGGCGCGGATCGCGGCCGGGCTTTTCGAGCTCCTTGAGGATGTCGCGCACGGTCGGCACACCGAACTTCTCATCCACGAACTGCTCGGCCTTGAGCCCGCGCAGCAGCGAAGCGTCGCCGATCACCTGCTTCACCTCGCGCCCGCACTGCTTGAGGATGCGCTCGACCACCGGATAGGCCTCGGGGTGCACCGAGGAGGCGTCCAGCGGCTGCTCGCCCGCGTTGATGCGCAGGAAGCCGGCGCACTGCTCGAAGGTCTTCTCGCCCAGGCGCGGCACCTTGAGCAGTTCCTTGCGCGACTTGAACGCGCCGTTGCTGTCGCGATAGACGACGATGTTTTCCGCCACCGTCGACGACAGGCCCGACACGCGCGTGAGCAGCGCGGCCGATGCGGTGTTCACGTCGACGCCGACCGCGTTCACACAGTCCTCGACCTTGGCATCGAGCGCGCGCGCGAGGCGGTACTGGTCGACGTCGTGCTGGTACTGGCCGACGCCGATCGCCTTGGGTTCGATCTTCACCAGCTCGGCGAGCGGGTCCTGCAGTCGGCGCGCGATCGACACCGCGCCGCGGATCGACACGTCGAGGTTCGGGAATTCCTTGGCGGCGAATTCGGAGGCCGAATACACCGACGCGCCGGCTTCGCTGACCACGATCTTCTGCATCTTCAGCTCCGGCGCGAGCTTGATCAGGTCGCCGGCGAGTTTGTCGGTCTCGCGCGAGGCGGTGCCGTTGCCGATCGAGATCAGTTCCACGCCGTGCTTCGCGCACAGCGCGCGCAGCGTGTGCAGCGACTGGTCCCACTGGCGCCGCGGTTCGTGCGGATAGATGGTGTCGTGCGCGACCAGCTTGCCGGTGCTGTCGACCACGGCGACCTTCACGCCGGTGCGCAGGCCGGGGTCGAGGCCGAGCACGGCCTTGGGGCCGGCCGGCGCGGCGAGCAGCAGGTCCTTGAGGTTGTGGCCGAACACGTCGATCGCCTCGGCTTCGGCCTTCTCGCGCGCCTGCGCGAACAGGTCGAGCAGCAGGTGCAGGTGCAGCTTCGCTTTCCAGGTCAGGCGGCAGGTGTCCTGCAGCCACTTGTCGGCGGGACGGCCCTGGGCCTTCACGCCCACGTGGTGGGCGACGCGGCCCTCGGCGAGCACGTGGCCGGAATCGGCGTCGCTGCCCGGATCGAGGTCGAGGAACAGGATCTCCTCGCGGCGCGCGCGGAACAGCGCGAGCAGGCGGTGCGAAGGAATCTTCGCCAGCGATTCGCTGTGTTCGAAGTAGTCGCGGTACTTCGCGCCTTCGTTCTCCTTGCCTTCGGCGACGCGGGCGCGGATCACGCCCACTTCGTGCAGCCAGTGGCGCAGGTCGCCGACCAGCGCGGCGTCTTCGCCCCAGCGCTCCATCAGGATCGCGCGCGCGCCGTCGAGTGCGGCCTTGGTGTCGGCGACGCCCTTTTCCGCATCGACGAAGGTCGCGGCGACTGTTTCCGGCGTCTGCATCGGATCGGCGAGGAGACCGTCGGCGAGCGGTTCCAGGCCGGCTTCGCGCGCGATCTGCGCCTTGGTGCGGCGCTTTTGTTTGTACGGCAGGTACAGATCTTCCAGGCGCGACTTCGAATCGGCACCCAGGATGTCGGCGCGCAGTTCGTCGCTGAGCTTGCCCTGCTCTTCGATCGAAGTCAGCACCGCGGCGCGACGGTCTTCCAGTTCGCGCAGGTAGGTCAGGCGCGTTTCGAGATTACGCAGCTGGGTGTCGTCGAGACCGCCGGTGACTTCCTTGCGGTAGCGCGCGATGAAGGGAACGGTGGCGCCTTCGTCCAGCAGCCCGATGGCGGCCTGGGCCTGGGCGGGCTGCGCGCCGATCTCGGCGGCGATGGTGGAAGCGATCTGGCGGGCGAGCTGCGGGGAAATCTCGGGCATTGCGTCGGGTCGAACTCACTGCTGCGGAAATGCGCCCCGATTGTGGCAATGCATCCGCCGTGGCGTAAGGATTGACATGCGGCATCGCGTAGGGCGGGATCCCGCCGGCCCGCGACGAAAGTGAGAGACCCGCATGTTCGCGCCGCGCCTGCGGCCGTGGATGGCAAACGACGGGCTCTTGTAGCTGCGCAGGTCCCCCGCTGCGTCGAAATGACCACTCAATAGGCATATTCGAGTTGCGCCAACCGTGGCGGTCCAGCCCGCCCTACAATTGCCGCCATGGATATCTTCAAGGTCTTCACCCTCGAAGCCGCGCACCGGCTGCCCAACGTGCCCGCGGGCCACAAGTGCGCGCGCCTGCACGGGCATTCGTTCCGGGTCGAGATCCACCTGCGCGGCGAGCTCGGCACGGATACCGGCTGGGTGATGGACTTCGCCGACGTGAAGACGGCCTTCCAGCCGCTCTACGACCAGCTCGACCACCACTACCTCAACGACATCGGCGGCCTGGAGAACCCGACCAGCGAGCGCCTGGCGGTGTGGATCTGGGACCGGCTCAAGCCGGCGCTGCCGCTGCTGAGCGAAGTCGTGGTGCACGAGACCTGCACGTCGGGCTGCCGCTACCGCGGGCCGTAACCCGCGCGCCGATGGCGCCTGCCGGGTCGCAGCGGGCCACAACCCCTTGATTCCAAAGAAATCCTGAACGGATCGGGCACTGTCATTCCGCTGTTGTTGCATTGCAACATTTGCCGGGTTATGCTGCACCGCACAATCGGTCGCCACGGCCGTAGACCCACCCCCACAGGAGCCGCCATGTACCAGTTCAACGAACAGTTTGCCGCCGCCTCGCGCCAGTTCGCGGACACGGCCGCCCAGATCAACAAGATCGCCCTCGAGAACGTCGAAGCCGTGTTCGGCCTGCAGCTCAATGCCCTGCAGGACCGCGCCAACGCCACCTTCGCCTTCTTCGGCGAAGCCGCCCAGGCCCGCGACCTCGGGGCCTACAAGGCCCTGTTCCCGAAGGGCGTGCAGGTTGCCCGCGAGAACATCGAGCGCACCGTCGCCGTCGGCCAGGACGTCTACGGCCGCACGCTGAAGGCCAACGAAGCCATCGGCCAGATCACCAAGGCGCAGCTGGAAACCGTTGCCGCCAAGACCCAGGCCACGGTCGAAGAAGCCGCCGACAAGGTGGTCAAGGCCGCCAAGGCCAAGTAAGCCAACCGCCTCTCTCTCCACTCCCCCGTGGAACAACGAACCCGGTAGCCCCGCTACCGGGTTTTTTGTTGGCCGGGCGCCAAGAATAATCAGTTGCTCATATTTTGAATCTGATTCAAAATCCGACCTCTTTCGCCCCGCCCCTCCCCCATGGGTACCAAGGAACGCCGCCAGCGCGATCGCGCGGCGCGTGAACAACGCTTCCTCGACTGCGCGCAGGAGCTGATCCAGCGCGACGGGCTGCTGAGCCTGCAGATGTCGCGCATCGCCGAGGACTGCGACTACGCGGTGGGCACGCTGTACCAGCATTTCGCCAGCAAGGAAGACCTGCTGCTCGCGCTGGCCACGCGCAACTGCCTGGAGCGGGTGGACCTGTTCGAACGCGCGGTGCAGTGGCCGGGCCCGACGCGCGAACGCATGCTCGCGATCGCCATCGCCGACCTGATGATCATCCGTTCGCAGCCGGAGTTCTTCCGCGTCGCCCAGTACGTGTTCACCGACGTCATCTGGCATGCGGCGTCCGAGCCGGCACGACAGCGACTGCTCGACGCCACCGCGCCGATCGGCAAGCTGATCGAGGGCATCGCCATCGACGCGCTACGCACCGGCGACCTGCCACCCAATACCGGTCTGTCGCCGCAGACCCTGACGATCGGCCCTTGGACCCTGTGCATGGGCATGCATACTCTGGTCCATGCCGAAGGCGTGCTCGAGCGGCACGATGCGCCCGAGCCCTACCGGCTCCTGATCAAGAACCTGCAGCACCTGCTCAACGGCTACGGCTGGCAGCCGCTGTTCGACGTATCCGACGAGGCGGCGATCGACGCGCAACTGGCGCGCATCAGCCGCGAGGTCTTCGAATCCCCGGCACCGCCCCTGGGCGGCGCACAACGCAAATCCCTCACAGGAAGCAAGAAAGATGGCTAGGCACGACACTTCGCGCACGCCTTCCACGCGCAAGCGCATGATCTGGATGCTGATCGGCGCCGTGGTGGTTTTCGGCGGCGTCTTCGCCGTGAAGGCGGTCATGACCGCTGGCACCAACCAGTTCTTCGACAACATGCCGCAGCCCGCGGTCGCGGTCAGCTCGGCCGTCGCCAAGAAGCAGAGCTGGAGCAACGACGGCGAAGCCGTGGGCACCTTCGTCGCGGTCAACGGCACTGACGTGACCACCGAAGCCGGTGGCGTCGTGCACTCGCTCGAATTCGAAGCCGGCCAGCCGGTCGCCGCCGGCGCGGTGCTGGTGCGCCTGAACACCGCCAACGAAGTCGCCACGCTGCGGGCGCTGGAAGCCTCCGCGAAGCTCGCCGCCGTGCAGCGCGACCGCTGGCTGCAACTGTCCAAGGACCAGCTGGTGTCCAAGGACGAGGCGCAGCAGCGCGCCACCGCCGCCGCAACCGCGCAGGCGCAGGTGGAAGCGCAGCGTGCCCTGATCGCGCAGAAGACCATCCGCGCGCCCTTCAGCGGCGTGCTCGGCATCCGCAAGATCAACCTCGGCCAGTTCGTCGCGCCGGGCGACGCGATCGTCAGCCTGCAGCAGCTCGATCCGATCTACCTCGACTTCAGCCTGCCCGAGCAGCAGATGGGCAAGATCAGCGAGGGCACGCTGGTCCGCGGCACCGTCGACGCGATGCCGGGCAAGACCTTCGAGGGCCGCGTCACCGCGGTCGAACCGCAGGTCGACGCGAGCACGCGCAACTTCAAGGCCCAGGCCACGCTGCGCAATCCCGGCAACACCCTGCGCCCGGGCGCGTTCGCCCACGTCGGCTTCGACGTCGGCGGCGCGCGCGACGTGGTGGTGATCCCGCAGACGGCGGTCAGCTTCAACCCGTACGGCAACGCGGTGTTCGTCATCACCAAGGCACCGCGCAAGGAAGGCGAGAAGGACGCGCAGGGCAAGCCGCTGACCGGCGACAAGCTGGTCGTGCAGCAGCGCTTCGTGAAGACCGGCGCCACCCGCGGCGACCTGATCGCGGTGACCGACGGCCTCAAGCCCGGCGAGGAGGTCGTGACCAGCGGCCTGCTCAAGCTGCGCAACGACGCCGAGGTCACGATCAACAACAAGGTGCAGCCGAGCGCCGACGCACGTCCGGCGCCGGACAACCGCTGACCGCATGAAGCGGTCATTCCGGACGCAGGAACCTGCTTCATCGCAGGCCGACAACAGCAGGTCCCTCGCTTCGCCCGGAAAGACCCAGCAATCCGTAGCGCCACCCCCATCAAGGCCGCTCGCATGAAATTCACCGACGTCTTCATCAACAAACCCGTGCTGGCGATCGTCGTCAGCTTGTTCATCCTGCTGTTCGGGCTGCGCGCCTACTCCGAGCTCAACGTGCGCCAGTACCCGGAGATGCGCAACGCGGTGGTCAACATCAGTACCGTGTACTACGGCGCGGATGCCGACCTGATCCAGGGCTTCATCACCACGCCGCTGGAGCGCGAGATCGCCAGTGCCGAAGGCATCGAGTACATGAGCTCGACCAGCTCGGCCGGTGTCAGCACGATTTCCGCCTACATCCGCCTGGAGCAGGACCCGAACGAGGCGCTCACCCAGATCGCCGCCAAGGTCAACAAGATGCGCGGCCAGCTGCCGCCGGAGTCGGAAGACCCGGTGATCGACCTGCAGCAGGGCCAGCAGATCGCGGCGATGTACCTGTCCTTCGCCAGCGACACGCTCGACAACAACCAGATCACCGACTACCTCACCCGCGTCATCCAGCCCAAGCTGGTAACGGTGCCGGGCGTGCAGCGCGCCGACATCCTCGGCGCCGGCACCTTCGCCATGCGCGTGTGGCTCAAGCCCGACCGCATGACCGCGCTCAAGGTGACCGCCAGCGACGTCGATGCGGCGCTGCGCAACAACAACGTGCTGTCGGCGGTGGGTTCGACCAAGGGCCAGATGGTCGCGATCGACATGACCGCGCGCACCGACCTGCGCACGCCGGAGGAATTCCGCAAGCTGGTCGTCCGCGAGCAGGACGGCGCGATCGTGCGCCTGGGCGACATCGCCGACGTGGTGCTGGGCTCGGAAAGCTACGGCACCTCGGTGCGCATGAACGGCGAGGCGGCCACTTTCGTCGGCATATACGTCGCCCCCGACGCGAACTCGCTCGACGTGATCCGCGAAGTGCGCAAGCTGTGGGACGGACAGATCGTTCCGCAGCTGCCGCAGGGCATCAAGGGCACGATCCCCTACGACAGCACCGAGCAGATCCAGGAAGCGATCGACGAGGTCGTCAGCACGATCATCGAAGCGGTGATCATCGTGATCGTGGTGATCTACCTGTTCCTCGGCTCGCTGCGCAGCGTGTTGATCCCGGCGGTGACGGTGCCGCTGTCGCTGGTCGGCACGTTGTTCCTGATGCTGCTGATGGGCTTCACCATCAACCTGCTGACGTTGCTGGCGATGGTGCTGGCGATCGGCATCGTGGTGGATGACGCGATCATCGTGCTGGAGAACATCCACCGCCACATCGAGGAGGGGATGAAACCGCACGACGCCGCGATCCGCGGCGCGCGCGAACTGGCCTGGCCGGTGGTGGCGATGACCACCACGCTGGTCGCCGTGTACCTGCCGATCGGTTTCCAGGGCGGCCTCACCGGCGTGCTGTTCACCGAATTCGCCTTCACCCTGGCCGGATCGGTGCTGCTCTCGGGCGTGATCGCGCTGACCCTGTCGCCGATGATGAGCGCGAAGATGCTCAAGGCGCACGATCCCGAGCACCCCAAGGGCAAGCTCGAATCGTGGCTGGACGCGAAGTTCGACACGCTGCGCCACGCCTACCAGCGCAAGCTGCACAGCGCGCTGGCGACCAAGTCGGTGATCGCGATCTTCGGCGTGATCGTGCTGGTCAGCTGCGCCTTCCTCTACACCACCGCGCCGAAGGAACCGGCGCCGCTGGAAGACGAAGGCTTCATCTTCTCGGTCGCCAGCGCCGATCCGTACTCAACGCTCGACTACGTGGAGCGTTACACCGACGAGATCACCAAGCTGGCCAAGGACGTGAAGGAAGTGGATGGCTACTTCCT
It encodes:
- the erpA gene encoding iron-sulfur cluster insertion protein ErpA; its protein translation is MSQSTTTLESAAPDYQALERPLQFTSAAAAKVRELIAEEGNAELKLRVYIQGGGCSGFQYGFEFDEQQGEDDLAVQTDGVTLLVDPLSLQYLMGAEVDYTESLHGAQFVIRNPNAKTTCGCGSSFSA
- a CDS encoding DUF6776 family protein, whose amino-acid sequence is MYQRQQTSWLGEHWGMLVLLLVFIAALAFGGWGLWQLFSPTSGDPRAQIAALRRENANLRDDAEQLQQRVATLTRSDQISRDANRDLQGAIADRDEEVAGLRADVAFYERLVGATAQRHGLSVHALRMQQQNGPAWHFTGTLTQNLNRGAISEGVLTLSIEGTREGKLQKLAWTDLRQQSAAPGVVYSFKYFQQVEGDVFLPAGVTPAKVTVRLQPRSGAAIEQSFTWAEALRGQTVAE
- a CDS encoding bactofilin family protein; translated protein: MFKKDKKAAIAPGQVDTLIGPQVVIRGDFHFVGGLYVEGRIIGKVIASNGEAAQVTIAETGVIEGEVRAPNVVINGQLVGDAYGEQVEMHPKARVNGNVHYQVIEMIAGSTLTGRLVHAETVAASAPDTANVTPITPDVAIG
- a CDS encoding DUF4126 domain-containing protein, producing MSDAHLFAIGVVLAWLAGIRVYLTVFGVGLAGALGWLELPAALQVTQSPWVIGVSGALAAAEFFADKIPGVDSGWDLLHTLLRVPAGAFLAAATLSPDGHLGAGALATGAGVALTSHALKAGSRALLNTSPEPVSNWTASVTEDVATIGGLALVFAHPWLALSIVVFITAAFALLLWWVWRKLFRRRPRIDGSGLGAA
- the bfr gene encoding bacterioferritin, which encodes MKGDARVIEYLNKALYNELIAINQYFLHAKMLKNWGLKELADHEYHESIDEMKHADKLSERILFLEGLPNFQNLGKLRIGEGPREVLACDLALELEALPMLREGIAYCESIKDLVSRRLLVDILESEEEHIDWIETQLALIDRVGEQNYLATKMES
- a CDS encoding (2Fe-2S)-binding protein: MYVCICNGVTDRDIRQAAEAGCRSVAELTMRTGAGATCGSCLDLAAQLMDEARATRELPLPVLSQAA
- a CDS encoding Tex family protein, coding for MPEISPQLARQIASTIAAEIGAQPAQAQAAIGLLDEGATVPFIARYRKEVTGGLDDTQLRNLETRLTYLRELEDRRAAVLTSIEEQGKLSDELRADILGADSKSRLEDLYLPYKQKRRTKAQIAREAGLEPLADGLLADPMQTPETVAATFVDAEKGVADTKAALDGARAILMERWGEDAALVGDLRHWLHEVGVIRARVAEGKENEGAKYRDYFEHSESLAKIPSHRLLALFRARREEILFLDLDPGSDADSGHVLAEGRVAHHVGVKAQGRPADKWLQDTCRLTWKAKLHLHLLLDLFAQAREKAEAEAIDVFGHNLKDLLLAAPAGPKAVLGLDPGLRTGVKVAVVDSTGKLVAHDTIYPHEPRRQWDQSLHTLRALCAKHGVELISIGNGTASRETDKLAGDLIKLAPELKMQKIVVSEAGASVYSASEFAAKEFPNLDVSIRGAVSIARRLQDPLAELVKIEPKAIGVGQYQHDVDQYRLARALDAKVEDCVNAVGVDVNTASAALLTRVSGLSSTVAENIVVYRDSNGAFKSRKELLKVPRLGEKTFEQCAGFLRINAGEQPLDASSVHPEAYPVVERILKQCGREVKQVIGDASLLRGLKAEQFVDEKFGVPTVRDILKELEKPGRDPRPEFKAARFADGVEEIKDLQVGMILEGVISNVAAFGAFVDIGVHQDGLIHISALSDKYVKDPRDVVKAGDIVKVKVLEVDVARKRIALTRRLDDAAPAPREAGSNAGGGRRDDRRDQSRGGGARAAQSAPPANNALAAAFARAKRD
- the queD gene encoding 6-carboxytetrahydropterin synthase QueD; the protein is MDIFKVFTLEAAHRLPNVPAGHKCARLHGHSFRVEIHLRGELGTDTGWVMDFADVKTAFQPLYDQLDHHYLNDIGGLENPTSERLAVWIWDRLKPALPLLSEVVVHETCTSGCRYRGP
- a CDS encoding phasin family protein is translated as MYQFNEQFAAASRQFADTAAQINKIALENVEAVFGLQLNALQDRANATFAFFGEAAQARDLGAYKALFPKGVQVARENIERTVAVGQDVYGRTLKANEAIGQITKAQLETVAAKTQATVEEAADKVVKAAKAK
- a CDS encoding TetR/AcrR family transcriptional regulator, producing MGTKERRQRDRAAREQRFLDCAQELIQRDGLLSLQMSRIAEDCDYAVGTLYQHFASKEDLLLALATRNCLERVDLFERAVQWPGPTRERMLAIAIADLMIIRSQPEFFRVAQYVFTDVIWHAASEPARQRLLDATAPIGKLIEGIAIDALRTGDLPPNTGLSPQTLTIGPWTLCMGMHTLVHAEGVLERHDAPEPYRLLIKNLQHLLNGYGWQPLFDVSDEAAIDAQLARISREVFESPAPPLGGAQRKSLTGSKKDG
- a CDS encoding efflux RND transporter periplasmic adaptor subunit, producing the protein MARHDTSRTPSTRKRMIWMLIGAVVVFGGVFAVKAVMTAGTNQFFDNMPQPAVAVSSAVAKKQSWSNDGEAVGTFVAVNGTDVTTEAGGVVHSLEFEAGQPVAAGAVLVRLNTANEVATLRALEASAKLAAVQRDRWLQLSKDQLVSKDEAQQRATAAATAQAQVEAQRALIAQKTIRAPFSGVLGIRKINLGQFVAPGDAIVSLQQLDPIYLDFSLPEQQMGKISEGTLVRGTVDAMPGKTFEGRVTAVEPQVDASTRNFKAQATLRNPGNTLRPGAFAHVGFDVGGARDVVVIPQTAVSFNPYGNAVFVITKAPRKEGEKDAQGKPLTGDKLVVQQRFVKTGATRGDLIAVTDGLKPGEEVVTSGLLKLRNDAEVTINNKVQPSADARPAPDNR